The Dokdonella sp. nucleotide sequence GCAGGAAGCCAGCTCCGCAGACGGCCAGCCGATGCTGCTGGCCAGCCTGCGCACGGGAGGCGTGGCCGAGATCAATGCGGGTGGGCAATGGCGCCTGATCGATGCGCATCATGGCCTGCCTTCGAATGCCGCGCATGCCTTGCTCCTCGAGCGCTACCGCCGGCATGTCTGGATCGGCACCATGACCTCAGGCGCCGCGCGCATGGAGCCGGACCGCTGGGCCCTGCTCAACGAGCGCAATGGCTTGCCGGACCGCATCATCGAAGGCGTGGGCATCGGCAGCGCGCCGGCCGGACTGTGGGTGGGAACCGCCAGCGGTGCCGTGCAATGGCGCGATGGGCATTTCGTTCCATTGATTGATGATCCGCGTGCCGCGCACCTGGTCCGCGACGTGCTCGATGCGCCCGACGGCAGTCGCTGGATTGCCCACGCGCGCGGCCTGCAACGCTGGCGTGGCAACGAGTTGCTCGGTGACTTCACCGTCGACAACTCGGAGTTGCCGGCGGTTTCCTCCGATCGGCTCATCCTGCGGCGCGCGGGCATGGGCGGGCCCGAGCTTTATGTCGGTACCGGCCACGGGCTGGCGCGTTGGCGCGCAAGCAATGGCTTGCGTCGTGTCGAACTGCCGTCCGAGTTCGCGACGCATGCGTCAGTGCAGGCGCTGGCAATCCAGGCACTCCCCGAATCTCCAGACCGGGATCGCCTGTGGCTTGCCATTGGAGGAGACTTGCTGCGTCTGGATGGAGAGGCGTGGGAACCTGCCGGGGTCGACTGCATCGGGCAGGACAGCGTCGTCGACCTCAATGTCGATCCCGGCAGTGACGATGGCCTGTGGGTGGTCACGCGCGGACACCTGCTTCAGGTTGACGCCAACGGGGCTTGCCGGGAATGGCCAGGGGCATCGCGACTGGGCGCGCTCAGCCACGTGCGTTTCCATGGCGGGCATGTGTACGTGTTCGGCTCGCGCGGCATGCTGCGCCTGGACCGGAGCGCCGGAGCGGAGCAGGAAGGTGAACTCCTCGGTCGCGAAGCCGGCCTCGAAAGCCCGGAAATCATCGACAGCGTGATTGATGAGCGTGGCCGTATCTTCGCGGCCACGGCCAGTGGCCTGGCTGCGCTGGCAACCGACGCGGCACAGCGCACCACGGCTTTGCAGCCTGCGCCATTGCGACTCCTGTCCGCACGCCATGGCGAGGGCGGCGCGCCGCTCCTGCGCGGTAGCCGCCTGCCGCCGGATGACAGCAGTGTCGAGTTCGATTTCGTGTTGCTGGCTTTCGATCGCGAATACGCCGTGCGCTATCGCACGCGCCTGGTCGGCCTGCAGCAGCGGCCCGGCGAGTGGACGGACGTGGCCGAAGTCAGCCATGCGCGCCTGCCTGCCGGTGACTACGAACTCATCGTCGAAGCCCGCGATGCCGACGGCATCGAAGCCGAGCCGATCCGTTTCCCGTTCAGCGTGGATGCGCCGATCTGGCAGAAGTCGTGGGTCCTGCTCGGTGCTCCCTTGCTGCTGCTGGCCGCCGGTGTCCTGCTCGGGCGCTGGCGCCTGCGCGCGGCACGACAGCGCGCCACCGAACTCGAAGCCGAAGTTGCAGCACGCACGCGCGAACTGGCCCTGGCCAACCAGCGGCTCGAACAGACCGCGTTGACCGATCCCCTCACCGGACTCAAGAACCGGCGCTACTTCACAGGCGCGGCCGCTGCGCAGGCGGAGCGCGCGCGCCAGTCGCGCGACGGCCAGTTTCTCCTCGTGGCCCTGCTCGATGTGGATCACTTCAAGCGCATCAACGACAGCTTCGGCCACGATGCCGGCGATGCGGTGCTGGTCGAGGTCGCGCGCCGCCTGCATGCGCTGGCACGCGAGGATGACATCGTCGTGCGTTGGGGCGGCGAGGAGTTCCTGCTCCTGCTGCGTGGCGTCGTGGAAGGGGATTTCGAGTCCGTGCTGCAGCGCCTGCTCGATGGCATCGTGCGCGAGCCGGTCCGGATCGGCGAGCGTACCCTCGCCGTGGCCGTGTCGATCGGTGCGGCGCAGTTTCCATCCGGCGCCGCGCAAGCGCAGGGCGAATCCCTGGAACAGGCCATCACGCGTGCGGACCGCGCGCTCTACCGTGCCAAGCATGAAGGTCGCCGCCGCGCCATCATCGGCGAACCGGAAGGCACCCTGTCCGAACAGGCTTTCCGCACCATCCTGCCGAGCGCCACGTCCGCCAACTGAGGTCGTGGCGCATTCCGCTCAGGAAGGCCTCAACCTCCGCCGCCCCCATCTCCCGAGGATGTCGACGGCCACCGGCAAGGATGAACCTGCGGATCCATCCGGTGTACGCCCGTTCGGTGTGCAAGCTGTAGTGTTTGAGCCGCAATATGCGCCGAATCTCGTCGAACAGGCGCCGAGCGGGCCGGTCCGCCGCACCACTTGCTATCCCTCCGATCCATCGTGATATTCCATAACACCCCGCATCCGTCGACAACGCAGGTACGTTCAGTGAAATCCGTCGCCCCTGGAATCGGACAAAGGATTGATTTCATGCAGGAAAACCGCTTGACGCGCACCGCGCCGATGCTGAACGATCCATGCTACACCTCGGATTCGGGGTCTACTTGTAGTTAGCCGTTTAGGGGGGAACTATGGGTTACTGGAGTTTGATAGAGCCGATTTGGGACACAGTGTCAATCTACGATGGTCCAGACACCTTCCTGCAGCAATACAATGCTTCGCCGGAGGCTTCTCGTGTCCTGTTCGCTGCACACTGGACGCAATCCGAAGTACTAAATGGAGGCTTCGAACAGTACTTTTCTAACAGCACAGGCGTGCTTGCGCCAGAAGCGGTAGTAGCGTTCCGAGCGCTTGGCATGCCCCAAACCGCAGCCCTCCTTGAGCGAGCTATGGCCTTCTTCGACTCTCCTTATCCAAGAGATCGCAGAGAGCGGCAAGATGCGCTCGAAGCAGCATTTGACGCCTCCGGTGATGACGAGTTCGATCCGTTTCAAAGCGTAGATGAACCATTCTCTGAACTCCTTGAAACAGAAAATGGCGGCTTTGAAACAGCTGCAGACAAATATGCAGCACTCAACGGCTAACAACTCAATCCAGCGGACGCGCTACGCGCGCCGCTGATTTCGGGCGTTAGGCATCACATGGAGAGTTCCGCGTGCCGCTGAGCAAACTCAACATCAGGGGAAACAAGGCCGCCGCGAATCCACAAGGCCAGGTCATCTTCCACGTACAAGACACGCATACACTCATTCAAGCTGCTGGATATCTAAAACACGTCAGGGGCAACAAGAACTCCGAGCTTGTGTATTTTCGCGGAGAATCCATGAACCGCCCCGGCTTTCGTGGAGGCTGTTTGGTTTAAGTCAGACCAGCTCGGCAACGGGCCTCTCGGCGAGTTGCCGGTAGTAGTTTGCCTCAGCCTCTGCCGGCGGGATATGCCCGATCGATCCGAGGAGGCGCTGGGTGTTGAACCACGACACCCATTCCAGCGTCGCCAGTTCCACCGCCGCCTTCGTCTTCCAGGGGCCACGGCGGTGGATCAGTTCGGCCTTGTAGAGCCCGTTGATGGTCTCGGCCAGCGCGTTGTCATAGCTGTCTCCTCGGCTGCCAACGGACGGCTCGATGCCCGCTTCGGCGAGCCGCTCGCTGTAGCGAATCGACACGTACTGCGAACCCCGATCGCTGTGATGGATCAGCGTGCCGTCACGCTCCGGCTGGCGTGCGTACAGCGCCTGCTCCAGCGCATCGAGTACGAAGTCCGTCCGCATCGAGTCGCTGACCCGCCAGCCCACGATGCGGCGGGCGAACACGTCGATGACGAAGGCCACGTACAGCCAGCCCTGCCAGGTCGAAACGTAGGTGAAGTCCGACACCCACAGCTGGTTCGGCCGTTCGGCGCGGAACTGCCGGTTCACCTTGTCCTGTGGGCACGGCACGTTGCGATCACTGATCGTCGTTCGCACCGCTTTTCCGCGCATCACGCCGCGCAGGCCCTGCTGGCGCATCAGTCGCTCGACCGTGCATCGAGCCACCGTGATGCCCTCGCGGCCGAGCTGTCGCCACACTTTGTTGGTGCCATAGACCTGCAGGTTGGCCCGCCATACCCGGTGGATCTCCGGAATCAGGGCCTCGTCGCGCTTCGCCCTCGCCGGGCGTCGCTCAGGCTCGCGATGGCGGGCCGCGTGTCGCCGGTAGCCGGACGGGGCGATCTGCAAGGCCCTGCAGATCGGCTCGACCCCGAATGTGCTCCGGTGCGTGGCGACAAACGTCCTCAGGGCTTCAGCCGGCGGTCGAGCTCCGCCTGGGCGAAAAAAGCACTCGCCAGCTTCAGGATCTCGTTGGCCCGGCGCAGTTCCCTGTTCTCGCGCTCCAGCTCCTTCATCCGCTTGGCGTCCGCGGTCGTCACGCCATCGCGCGTCCCTGCATCGACCTCGTGCTGCTTCACCCACGTCAGCAGCGTCTGCGGCACACAGCCGATCTTGGGGGCGATCGACTCCACGGCCGTCCACAGCGACGGGTACTCTCCGCGATGCTCCAGCACCATCCGGACTGCACGCTCGCGGACCTCAGGGGAAAACTTCTTCGACGTGTTCATGGCTCCATTCTCTCAAGAGTTGGAGCCTCCACGTTTCCCGGGGCGGTTCACTATCTGGTATACGTTTCTATTCACGAGCCCAACAATGGCTGGTACAAAATCGTTCCCCAAGGCATCACGCAGCTTGCCCCCTAACTACTCGCTCAACGGGACCGCCGGGGGCGGCCTCAAGTATTCTTTGGGCTCCGGGCCGGCGGCCCGTTAGCTCAGTCGTTAGACCGGCACAGCCAGCTCTTGCATTGGCCTATTGTTGTAGTTACACTAATGCATGCGCATTAGCTATGACCCGGCCAAACGACAAAAGGCGCTGGATGAGCGCGGCCTCGACTTCGAGGATGCCCCTGCTGTCTTTTCCGGTCTCACCTTCGAGGTCGAGGACACCCGCCAGGACTACGGCGAGACGCGCATGATCTGCTTCGGCCACCTGGCCGGTCGCCTCGTCGTGATCGGTTACACGCCAAGAGGAGCAGTCCGCCACATCTTCAGCATGAGAAAAGCCAATGAACGCGAGCAAGCTCGTATCGGCCCGTACCTTGAAGTCTGACCTCAAGCGTGTGGACTCGCACAAGACAAAAGCCAGCGAGTACAAAGAGCTTCCGGAATTGACGGATGGCATGCTCAAGCGCGGCACTGTCAAGCGCGCAGGTCGCCCTGTTTCCGCCAACCCACGGCGCCAGGTCACGATCCGCTTGCCGGAGTCTGTGCTTGCCGCGTGGAAAGCCACTGGCCCCGGCTGGCAGACCCGCATGGCTGAGCTGCTTAGCAAGCGCGCGTCATAAGTGCCGGTCTAACAATTCGTTCAAGCCGACGCTGCTTCGTTACGCGAAGCACATGGCAGGTACAGCTTGCCATGTGCTTCGCTCCACTACGCAGCGCGGCTTAACTCAAGTGTTAGGCACCAATGACAGGCTCATCGCATCCCGTCTTAGATCCGTCGCTCGTTGGCTCTTACCCAGCCAGCGCCAAAGCTGGTGGCGGCTATGTATGGGATGCAGTCTTGGAGTATCGCGTTTGGTGTCACCCGGAGCACGGTGCGCCGGACGCCGCTGATGGCAATGACTACTACTATCCGTTCGAGACGTATGAGGAGGCGCTAAGGTTCTCCCAGGAGACGCCAGGGGCAGAGGAGCCACTCGCCCTGATCGTACAAGAGGAGTACATAGACGAGCCTGAGCCGGGCAAGTACGTACATGTAAAGGAGCGCCGCGTTGCGGAGTGGCCTGTATCGTTCCTTTCACGGCCGCGCCGGACGCCTCGGACAATCCCGGACTTTATGGCTCCAGACGCACCATCCAACAAGCTGGACATCCTTCGTGGGCTCGCGTAGCTCATCTCTGGCGCCAGCGCGGTTGGTGCCTAACCAGTCAATCCAGCGGACGCGCTACGCGCGCCGCTGATTTCCAGCGTTAGGCCGCTTGTTGCGTAGTGCGCAACGTGATACAATCGCCGCATGATCAAGTCGTTTCGGCACAAGGGGCTACGCAAGCTCTTTGAGACTGGCAACACCGCTGGCGTTCAAGCCAGTCACAGCAAACGTCTGCGGCTGCAGCTTGCCGCCCTCGACACGGCCCACGTCATTGAGGACATGGACGTTCCCGGCTTCAGGCTCCACCCACTCAAAGGGGCAATGAAGGGACGCTGGTCAATCACCGTAAACGGAAATTGGCGGATCACATTCGAGTTCAAAGACGGTAACGCGTACGTCCTAGACTACGAGGACTATCACTAATGAGCATGCACAACCCTCCTCACCCTGGTGAGTTCATCTCCGGCATCTATCTGGAGCCCAACAATATCAGCGGCCGCGAGCTTGCTGAAAAGCTTGGCGTTGCAGCATCCACGCTCAGCCGCGTCCTCAATGGCTCCAGCCGCGTCACCCCAGAAATGGCTCTTCGCTTGTCCAAGGCCATTGGTCGGAGCCCGGAAAGTTGGCTCGCCATGCAGGACGCCCATGATCTGTGGGTCGCTCGCCAGAACATTGACTTGCAAGGTGTGAGCAAGCTCAAACTGGCCGCGGCCTAACAATTCGTTCAAGCCGAAATTGCTTCGTGGCAGCGTCTGCGTGCTTACGCTACGCTAGCACGCAGCCGTTGCCACTTCGCAATTCGGCTTAACTCAGGTGTTAGGCCTCTCACGCAAATGGAGTCGTATCCGTCAGAGCAAGATCTTCTTGCCGCACTCGATCGCGGTGACGAGTTAGTGCGTTTGTGCGCCTCAGGCCGGTTATCGTTCGCTGAGTTCTGTGAGCGCTACGACAATCTCTACTGGGTGTACGCAATGGACGGTCATGAGGCCAATACCGAGGGCAGAGCCGTGCTTACCAAATATGCCTCGCGCATCGCGCCGCACCGGGCCGTAGCTGAAATTTTGGGCATGGTCTGCTCCGACCCCGACGCAGACACTGAGGCCTACCGCCGGGCTGGCCGCTTTGGCTCTAGCGAGGCCGTCGCACGGCTTACACTTGTAGCTTCTGGCCTTTCGGGTGGAGAGGCCTAACAACTCGGTCAAGCGGACCGCCGTCCCGCTGCGCGGGCCGTCGGCCGCTTACCTCGGGCGTTAGGTGGCGAAAATCGTTCGAGAACCCTATGACTATTAAGCACTTCTGGATCGACCCATACGCCGCATCACACCAAACCACGGTGACCTCAGTCGATGGATGTGAAATCGAACTTGAATCCACAATATTCTTTGCCTTCTCTGGGGGACAGGAGAGTGATCAAGGTTTAATTTCTGATATTCCTGTCATATCAGCAAGAAAAGAAGGGTTGCGAATCAAGTACACGTTGCCAGCCAATCATGGACTCGTGATTGGGCAGTTTGTTTGTATTGAGATTGATTGGTCCAGGCGCTATCGATTAATGCGACTTCATTTTGCGGCTGAATTGGTTCTAGAACTCATCTACAACAAACTGAGCGGCACCGAGAAAATTGGTGCCCACATCGCACAAGACAAAGCTCGCATTGACTTTGTCTGGCCACATAGTATTTCGTCAATACTTCCTGCAGTCTCCGAAGAGGCCAATAAAATCATTTCATCAGATTTGCCAATTCACACCGGATTTGACGACTTTGAAAACGAACGGAGGTACTGGGAAATCGATGGACTCTCACGAGTCCCATGCGGCGGTACTCATGTCCGATCGACAGGAGAAATTGGTCAAATCCGACTTAAAAGAAATAACATAGGCAGAGGAAAGGAGCGGGTTGACATCTATCTATGCGAGTAGTTTTCCCATCTAACAATTCGTTCAAGCCGACGCCACTTCGCGGCGCGGCTTAACTCAAGTGTTAGACCATTGGGATGAGCTCAGTGGAAAATGTGCAGCTTGCCAAGGTTGGCCCGTGGCAATTCGATATGCCGGAGGGCTGGCGTCACAAGGACAACGAGAGCAGCGAGTCGTACTTTGAGGCGCCCGATGGAGAAAAAGGGCTGTACGTAAAGTGCATCGAGCTACCCGATCCACAGGCCTCGCCGCAAGCTGTTGCGGAGTACGTGCAAGGCATTCACTTCAAGGCGTTCACCGAGCTCAGCGGCTCAAGGTGGACCGTGATGGGGCGTACGGTCGGAGAGCAAGAAGGCATTGTCCGGTCTGTCCTCGACCTCTACGACGCCCAAGCCAATTACCGTGTGCTTTCGCTGGTAGTTTGTGGCAAGCAACGGGCAGTTCAAATCACCGTGCACGACTACTGGTGTACCGACTATGAGGCAACTTGCAACGCTTTCGGCCCGTTGGTGGCGTCAGTCCATAACACGCAGCCAATGGTCTAACAACTCGGTCAAGCGGACCGTCGTCCCGCTACGCGGTCCGTCGGCCGCTTACCTCGGGCGTTGGGCTTGAACGAATGAAGACAGGAATAGCATCGACTGGGTGGGTGCTGGCACTCGCAGGCCCGATCGTCGTTGATTCTGCGTATCTGACGTTCTCCCGCTGGCCGGTCCGATGGTGGTCCGAAGGCTCAGACTATCTCGCTTTGGCTTTGGCGGTGGTTGTTGGTGTCGCGGGCATATTTCTTTTCGTTCGTAGCGCTGCTCGCCGCATCATTGCCTCAGTGGTGTACGTGTGCGCGGCATTCGTTGCACTAACGTGGTACTCGTTGGCGTTCGTATGCCGTGCCTTTGGAGATTGCCTCTGATGCCCAACAAGTGAACCGCCCCGGGAAACGTGGAGGCTCCAACTCTTGAGAGAATGGAGCCATGAACACGTCGAAGAAGTTTTCCCCTGAGGTCCGCGAGCGTGCAGTCCGGATGGTGCTGGAGCATCGCGGGGAGTACCCGTCGCTGTGGACGGCCGTGGCGTCGATCGCCCCCAAGATCGGCTGTGTGCCGCAGACGCTGCTGACGTGGGTGAAGCAGCACGAGGTCGATGCGGGGACGCGCGATGGCGTGACGACCGCGGACGCCAAGCGGATGAAGGAACTGGAGCGCGAGATCAAGGAACTGCGCCGGGCCAATGAGATCCTGAAGCTGGCGAGTGCTTTTTTCGCCCAGGCGGAGCTCGACCGCCGGCTGAAGCCCTGAGGACGTTTGTCGCCACGCACCGGAGCACATTCGGGGTCGAGCCGATCTGCAGGGCCTTGCAGATCGCCCCGTCCGGCTACCGGCGACACGCGGCCCGCCATCGCGAGCCTGAGCGACGCCCGGCGAGGGCGAAGCGCGACGAGGCCCTGATTCCGGAGATCCACCGGGTATGGCGGGCCAACCTGCAGGTCTATGGCACCAACAAAGTGTGGCGACAGCTCGGCCGCGAGGGCATCACGGTGGCTCGATGCACGGTCGAGCGACTGATGCGCCAGCAGGGCCTGCGCGGCGTGATGCGCGGAAAAGCGGTGCGAACGACGATCAGTGATCGCAACGTGCCGTGCCCACAGGACAAGGTGAACCGGCAGTTCCGCGCCGAACGGCCGAACCAGCTGTGGGTGTCGGACTTCACCTACGTTTCGACCTGGCAGGGCTGGCTGTACGTGGCCTTCGTCATCGACGTGTTCGCCCGCCGCATCGTGGGCTGGCGGGTCAGCGACTCGATGCGGACGGACTTCGTACTCGATGCGCTGGAGCAGGCGCTGTACGCACGCCAGCCGGAGCGTGACGGCACGCTGATCCATCACAGCGATCGGGGTTCGCAGTACGTGTCGATTCGCTACAGCGAGCGGCTCGCCGAAGCGGGCATCGAGCCGTCCGTTGGCAGCCGAGGAGACAGCTATGACAACGCGCTGGCCGAGACCATCAACGGGCTCTACAAGGCCGAACTGATCCACCGCCGTGGCCCCTGGAAGACGAAGGCGGCGGTGGAACTGGCGACGCTGGAATGGGTGTCGTGGTTCAACACCCAGCGCCTCCTCGGATCGATCGGGCATATCCCGCCGGCAGAGGCTGAGGCAAACTACTACCGGCAACTCGCCGAGAGGCCCGTTGCCGAGCTGGTCTGACTTAAACCAAACAGCCTCCACGAAAGCCGGGGCGGTTCAGTCACGGCCTCGGAGCCGCCGGCTAACAATTCGTTCAAGCCGAAATTGCTTCGTGGCATCGTCTGCGTGCATACGCTACGCTAGCACGCAGCCGTTGCCACTACGCAATTCGG carries:
- a CDS encoding ligand-binding sensor domain-containing diguanylate cyclase translates to MGFGTRLCCLALWPTLATALAPPVDAPVAEVDSDLGWRAFRTFTSADGLPQNSVLALLQDRDGFIIAGTSQGLARYDGHRWTPIELPTAGVRYAVGSLGEDRDGALWIGTDSVGAWRVHDGRPQRVPIESNSGANALLPASDGRMWVGTFESLYRCRPEHCEAIEALAGLGVRSLLADRAGGEERLWVGTNGSGVVQLVDLDAQQPKLGSLRISKDDGLPNNIGLALGHFAGDLWIGTGRGLARFDGTRLHVYGKDNGFPVAMVFGLQEASSADGQPMLLASLRTGGVAEINAGGQWRLIDAHHGLPSNAAHALLLERYRRHVWIGTMTSGAARMEPDRWALLNERNGLPDRIIEGVGIGSAPAGLWVGTASGAVQWRDGHFVPLIDDPRAAHLVRDVLDAPDGSRWIAHARGLQRWRGNELLGDFTVDNSELPAVSSDRLILRRAGMGGPELYVGTGHGLARWRASNGLRRVELPSEFATHASVQALAIQALPESPDRDRLWLAIGGDLLRLDGEAWEPAGVDCIGQDSVVDLNVDPGSDDGLWVVTRGHLLQVDANGACREWPGASRLGALSHVRFHGGHVYVFGSRGMLRLDRSAGAEQEGELLGREAGLESPEIIDSVIDERGRIFAATASGLAALATDAAQRTTALQPAPLRLLSARHGEGGAPLLRGSRLPPDDSSVEFDFVLLAFDREYAVRYRTRLVGLQQRPGEWTDVAEVSHARLPAGDYELIVEARDADGIEAEPIRFPFSVDAPIWQKSWVLLGAPLLLLAAGVLLGRWRLRAARQRATELEAEVAARTRELALANQRLEQTALTDPLTGLKNRRYFTGAAAAQAERARQSRDGQFLLVALLDVDHFKRINDSFGHDAGDAVLVEVARRLHALAREDDIVVRWGGEEFLLLLRGVVEGDFESVLQRLLDGIVREPVRIGERTLAVAVSIGAAQFPSGAAQAQGESLEQAITRADRALYRAKHEGRRRAIIGEPEGTLSEQAFRTILPSATSAN
- a CDS encoding DUF4375 domain-containing protein, whose amino-acid sequence is MSIYDGPDTFLQQYNASPEASRVLFAAHWTQSEVLNGGFEQYFSNSTGVLAPEAVVAFRALGMPQTAALLERAMAFFDSPYPRDRRERQDALEAAFDASGDDEFDPFQSVDEPFSELLETENGGFETAADKYAALNG
- a CDS encoding BrnT family toxin, encoding MRISYDPAKRQKALDERGLDFEDAPAVFSGLTFEVEDTRQDYGETRMICFGHLAGRLVVIGYTPRGAVRHIFSMRKANEREQARIGPYLEV
- a CDS encoding BrnA antitoxin family protein, whose protein sequence is MNASKLVSARTLKSDLKRVDSHKTKASEYKELPELTDGMLKRGTVKRAGRPVSANPRRQVTIRLPESVLAAWKATGPGWQTRMAELLSKRAS
- a CDS encoding type II toxin-antitoxin system RelE/ParE family toxin; amino-acid sequence: MIKSFRHKGLRKLFETGNTAGVQASHSKRLRLQLAALDTAHVIEDMDVPGFRLHPLKGAMKGRWSITVNGNWRITFEFKDGNAYVLDYEDYH
- a CDS encoding HigA family addiction module antitoxin; its protein translation is MSMHNPPHPGEFISGIYLEPNNISGRELAEKLGVAASTLSRVLNGSSRVTPEMALRLSKAIGRSPESWLAMQDAHDLWVARQNIDLQGVSKLKLAAA
- a CDS encoding alanyl-tRNA editing protein; the encoded protein is MTIKHFWIDPYAASHQTTVTSVDGCEIELESTIFFAFSGGQESDQGLISDIPVISARKEGLRIKYTLPANHGLVIGQFVCIEIDWSRRYRLMRLHFAAELVLELIYNKLSGTEKIGAHIAQDKARIDFVWPHSISSILPAVSEEANKIISSDLPIHTGFDDFENERRYWEIDGLSRVPCGGTHVRSTGEIGQIRLKRNNIGRGKERVDIYLCE